One stretch of Muribaculum intestinale DNA includes these proteins:
- a CDS encoding leucine-rich repeat domain-containing protein — MKKFYSLSLAALCTVCSMAAPQTVTTLSMPEHHQELKSAKVEYSESVRKVSRAADDASTTAPESIVGMRFVTTYNDTEDNYNGFFTVSEGTDGGIVLNNFAEGYSVNATYDASTGKISIPTGVVIGTHSTYGDITLYALIPDANQYSSQDITGTVSGDKITFDNGVYGKVDAGGLVIMSGIEATKANANITYSLSTNDGESVAFEMPLLISKPTETSLKIVGLSGFLYGAYYEVPVSLNSAANSATIAAGTPVDCYYYYNRVYSLYGRNPVGMADDLTISVVTSEATSLLKADAILYCYVNGTNLSGYTLSDIKIDVDFNVFTGEATGEGDDNEDTDTPSISGINYQLDRDNNTAAVTGCIATVTSLDIPASITVGGKNYAVTSVAEKAFMNNKVVTSISIPSSITTIGTDAFRNMSGIKTVYIADLAAWCAVEIANGNANPIYNAFPTSTSKWGKVYFNGKETTALEIPEGVTSIGRSFYGFKGLTSVTLPASLEVLGDQAFANCTGLTDIEIPANVTSMGSSFFSCSGLQNVTLKGGVDSFANMTFYGCKALESINLPEGVKYIGKMVFSGCSALKSVSLPSTVTQIDMMAFDSCSGMTEIRSAATIPPAASAMAFDGIPTDIPVYVPAGSINDYKAAAEWKSFTNYQPLGNTSAIETIEAADNTEAVYYNLNGVRVDNPTSGLYIKRQGNKAVKVLVK, encoded by the coding sequence ATGAAAAAATTCTACTCATTATCGCTTGCTGCACTATGTACAGTATGCTCGATGGCGGCTCCTCAGACAGTGACGACACTTTCGATGCCCGAACACCATCAGGAACTCAAGTCAGCCAAAGTCGAGTATTCCGAAAGCGTGCGCAAAGTGTCGCGTGCAGCCGACGACGCATCTACAACCGCTCCCGAGTCAATCGTTGGCATGCGTTTCGTAACTACATACAATGATACGGAAGATAATTACAACGGTTTCTTTACCGTTTCCGAAGGTACCGACGGAGGCATCGTACTCAACAACTTCGCAGAAGGCTATTCAGTCAACGCCACCTATGACGCCTCAACCGGAAAAATTTCCATCCCCACAGGCGTAGTGATAGGCACACATTCCACATATGGCGACATCACCCTATACGCACTCATTCCCGATGCCAACCAGTATTCCTCACAGGACATCACAGGCACTGTATCAGGCGACAAAATCACATTTGACAACGGTGTCTATGGCAAAGTCGATGCCGGAGGTTTAGTTATCATGAGCGGAATAGAGGCAACCAAAGCAAACGCCAATATCACATATTCCCTTTCAACCAACGACGGAGAATCTGTTGCCTTCGAAATGCCACTTCTGATTTCCAAGCCCACAGAGACATCTCTGAAAATAGTAGGACTCAGCGGATTCCTTTACGGTGCATACTATGAAGTGCCCGTATCGCTCAATTCCGCAGCCAACAGCGCCACTATCGCAGCCGGTACCCCGGTCGACTGCTACTATTACTATAACAGAGTCTACTCTCTATACGGAAGAAATCCTGTAGGAATGGCCGACGACCTCACCATTTCGGTAGTCACCTCCGAGGCCACCTCGCTGCTCAAGGCCGACGCCATACTTTATTGCTATGTCAACGGCACGAACCTGTCGGGATATACTCTCTCCGACATCAAGATTGACGTTGACTTCAACGTATTCACCGGCGAAGCCACAGGCGAAGGCGACGACAACGAGGACACCGACACCCCGAGCATCAGCGGCATCAACTACCAGCTCGACCGCGACAACAACACAGCTGCAGTCACCGGTTGCATCGCCACTGTCACCTCACTCGACATCCCCGCGTCAATCACCGTAGGCGGAAAGAACTATGCAGTGACCTCTGTGGCAGAGAAAGCCTTCATGAACAATAAGGTAGTGACATCAATCTCGATTCCCTCATCAATCACCACAATCGGAACCGACGCATTCCGCAACATGAGCGGCATCAAGACGGTATATATCGCCGACCTGGCCGCATGGTGCGCCGTAGAGATTGCCAACGGCAACGCCAACCCCATCTACAACGCATTCCCCACCTCAACCTCAAAATGGGGTAAAGTATACTTCAACGGCAAGGAGACCACAGCTCTCGAGATTCCCGAAGGTGTCACCTCAATCGGTCGCTCATTCTATGGCTTCAAGGGCCTGACCTCAGTCACTCTACCCGCATCACTCGAAGTACTTGGCGACCAGGCATTCGCCAACTGCACAGGCCTCACCGATATTGAGATTCCGGCTAATGTAACCTCAATGGGCTCCTCGTTCTTCAGTTGCAGCGGACTTCAGAACGTCACACTGAAAGGCGGCGTAGACTCATTCGCGAATATGACATTCTACGGATGCAAGGCCCTCGAGTCAATCAACCTTCCCGAAGGCGTAAAATATATCGGCAAAATGGTATTCTCCGGATGCTCCGCTCTCAAGTCAGTCAGCCTTCCATCTACAGTGACCCAGATCGACATGATGGCATTTGACTCATGCAGCGGTATGACCGAAATCCGCTCGGCAGCCACCATTCCTCCAGCCGCTTCCGCTATGGCATTCGACGGCATACCCACCGACATCCCCGTATACGTGCCTGCCGGCAGCATCAACGACTACAAGGCAGCAGCCGAATGGAAATCATTCACCAACTACCAGCCCCTCGGCAACACAAGCGCCATCGAGACAATCGAGGCCGCCGACAACACCGAGGCTGTATACTACAACCTCAACGGTGTGCGCGTAGACAACCCCACCTCGGGCCTCTACATCAAGCGCCAGGGCAACAAAGCAGTGAAGGTGCTTGTAAAATAA